The Bacteroidota bacterium genome has a window encoding:
- the ruvA gene encoding Holliday junction branch migration protein RuvA, protein MINHIEGKLLEKNPTYAVIDCSGTGYYIHITVNTYSKIGSSEKCKLLTHVITNQQDFSQNMYGFFDERERTVFRHLLSVSGVGASTARMVLSALSPDEVQAAIAKGEAGIFRSIKGIGEKTAQRIIVDLGGKMEKVKADDPHNKTRSEALKALLTLGFAKASSEKAVDKALAAKTDSSVEQLVKEALKNL, encoded by the coding sequence ATGATAAACCACATCGAAGGAAAACTGCTGGAAAAAAATCCCACCTATGCCGTTATTGATTGCAGCGGAACCGGCTATTACATTCACATTACCGTAAACACGTATTCGAAAATCGGCTCGTCTGAAAAATGCAAACTGCTCACGCACGTCATCACTAACCAGCAGGATTTTTCGCAAAACATGTACGGATTTTTTGACGAGCGCGAGCGAACCGTTTTCCGCCATCTCCTTTCCGTTTCGGGCGTAGGCGCTTCCACCGCGCGCATGGTTTTGTCAGCGCTTTCTCCTGACGAAGTGCAGGCAGCCATTGCAAAAGGAGAGGCAGGAATTTTCAGAAGCATCAAAGGCATCGGGGAAAAAACCGCGCAGCGGATTATTGTGGACCTGGGTGGTAAAATGGAAAAAGTAAAAGCGGATGACCCGCACAATAAAACCCGCAGTGAAGCGTTGAAGGCGCTGCTTACGCTCGGCTTTGCCAAAGCCAGTTCGGAAAAGGCGGTGGATAAAGCGCTGGCAGCAAAAACCGATTCATCGGTCGAGCAGTTGGTAAAAGAAGCGTTGAAAAATTTATAG